The following DNA comes from Microbacterium foliorum.
TCGCCAGTGCGACCGTTCCGTCGTCTGAGATCTGCGCGGGTGGGACGGCACCGTCGCGTGAGAGATCCGCCAGATCGCCGAAGGCCTTCTCATTGATCAGAGCGAGGGCGTCAGCGTCCAGCTCGCCATCTTCGGCGGCGAACACGACGAGCGCAGAGGTCGCCTCCGCACTCGTGAACTCCTCCAGAAGCTCGTCGACCTTGACCGATTCCGCCGACGAGGGGAGCCCCACGGAAGGGGCGGTTTCGGACTCCTCGCTCCCCGCGAGCGCGAAGAGCGCGGCGGCTGCGACCGCGGTCACGACGAGGATGATCCATGACGTCTTGGCGGACGTCAGGAAACGGGTCAGAGCACTCACGAGAATTCCCCACCTTGGATAGTAGTTCGATGATCGAATTATATGACTATCGAAAGAGAGTAGCGATATCGTGGAGGGTATGCAAGCGAGCGAGGGGCCATCACCAGAGATCGAGAGAGCAGCGTTCGCGCCTGCCCGACCGGCGACGGCGCTGCTGCGAGACTTCCTCGAACTCAGCGAGCTGTTCGAGTCCTCCCTCGCCGACGAGCTGGGTGTCAACCCCACCGACCTCCAGGTCATGGAGCACCTGATCATGAGCGGACCGCTGGCTCCGACCGAGCTCGCTCGGAGAGTGGGGCTCTCTGCGGGGGCGACCACCACTTCCGTCGATCGCCTCGTCGCGCTCGGGCATGTCTCGCGAGAGCCTCGCCCGAACGACCGTCGAGGCATCCTCGTCGCTCCGCGGCCCGAGTCCCGCGACAAGGCGATGGGGCGTCTGATCCCGATGATCATGGGTGTCGATGCGGAGCTGGACTCCTTCACACCACAGGAACAGGACGTGATCACCAGGTACCTCCGACAGGTCACCGAGTCACTGCGCGTACACGCCAGCATCGGGATCTCGGCCCCGGACTGAGAAACGAGTCGCGGATGGCGCGGCTTGCAGCGATCTCCGACGCCCGCCGTGTCCAGGGATTTCTAGACGGTGTTCAGAAATCCCTGGACACCTCGGTGCAGCGGGCGCATAATCTGATCCACAGGACATGGTCTCAGCAAAGGAGCACGCCATGAGCGATCCGAATGAACCGACGGAGCTGTTCGACTCGGCCTCGGGGCCGACCGGCGCGTCGATCACCGATTGGACAGATCTCGGACGGGAGATGTGGGCCTACCTCACCGGTCGTGGCGCCGCCGTCAACTATACGTTCGACGACATGACCGTCGAGGTGCCTCGCGACATCGGACCTGACGCGCCGCGGGCGACGTGGAAGTTCAACGGCACCCTACGGGTGACGACCAGCGACAGCGCGTCCGGTGGCACGGGCTCGGTCTGAGAACGAGCTTCTCCGATGATCCGCCTCGATATCGACCTGCAGGTCGAGCAGGCCAGCCCGGACGACGGCCCTCCGACGCGGTTCAGCGTCAGAGCTGAGGGTCAGGAGGTCGTCGTCACGCTTGAATCCACCCCGGGGCTCGGCAGCATGAGCCGTCGTGACCTGACTCAGCTCGTACCGCTCGCCGATGGACTCGCGCGGCGCGGAATCCGTGTGCGTGTGGAAGGGCCGCGGGGGACTCTCGTTCAGTTCGGGGATGTGAAATCGGGGCCCGTGGGCCGGGCGATCGCCGGCTCCTCGCACATCAAACTGGGGCATCTCTCGACGCTTCTGTCTGAGGCCCAGCACCGGGAGCACGGCAGCGGCTTCCGGCTTCCCGTCCCTCCCTCGACGCCGTTCCCCCTCGTCCCCACGGTGGCCCGGAGAGTGCGGCGGCGAGTCACGACGACCCACTACCTTCCCGGCTCCGGTCGTCCTCGGTTGATCTTCGCGGTCGGCTCGGGCGACTGGAACCTCAGCAGGCCTCGAGAGTTCGACCTGCTCCCGGGGCGCACGGTCATCGGTTCCGGACCAGACGCCGACCTGCGGTTGGAGGGGCTCGAAGCCCGCCATGCCGAAGTCCGTCATAACGACGACGACGAGTACGTCCTCTATTCGTACGCGGCGACCGGCGGTGGTCGACCGAATCTCCCGCACAGCACGGAGAACGCCAGGATCCTGCGGACCGGATCTCGCATCGAGATCGGGCCATGGCGCCTGGCGTACTACCGGGAGGAGTTCGCCGACCACGGGCGTCCCTTCGGTGGACGCCAGGGAGGCGAGTACGAGTTCCAGAAGCAGCAACCGGTGCGACCGTACGGCTCGGGCGAGCTCGGCTGACCGCTTCCGCCCAAAGGAGGGGAGCCCCATCGAGCTCGGGGTGCTCAGGGCGCGGCGCGCGTTTCGTGAGCAGCGATGTGCGGCGGCTACAGTCTCAGGCGAACCATCTACGAAAGAGGCACTGCTGATGACTGACCAGACGAGGCTCGCGCAGCTGGAGAAAGAGCACGTCGACCTGGTCCTGCGTCGGTTCGACCGCGCGGACGCATGGCAGCTCGGGAGGTCCATCGCAGAGCGGGCGCTGGCGCAGGGAGCTCCGGTTGCGGTCGATGTGCGCACCGCCTCCGGCATCCTGTTCCACGCATCGCTGCCTGGTGCGACGGCCGACAACGACGCCTGGGTGCAGAAGAAGGCCGCGACCGCCCTGCGGTTCGAGACCAGCACCGCGCTGCTCGAAGCACGTGTCGCCAGCGGCGGGCGCGACATGTTCGAGCCTGGATGGCTCGACCCCGTCACGTATGCGGTCGCCGGAGGCGCGGTGCCCATCCGTGTCGAAGGTGTGGGCGTCGTCGCCGTCGCGACCGTGTCGGGGCTTCCGTCAGCGGATGATCACGACCTCGTCGTCGAGGGGATCACGGCGTTGGAGCTGCTCGCCGGGTGAAGCACCGAGCGCTCTGCTCGCGCAACAGCGCCACGAGCAGTGTCCGCAAAGGGTTCCGCATCGAGTTCCTCATGACTCTTCAGTGTCTCGAGCCCAGGAATCGTCTCAGTAGTCGGGGTGCAGGCGCAGCCGTGAGGCGATCTGTGCTGCCTGCTCGGCGGGCGTCAGCGCGATGTCGATCTCGATCGCCCTCTCGTCGTCTTCCAGCGGCTCGAGCGTGGCGAACTGCGAGTCGAGCAGCGTGGCCGGCATGAAGTGACCCTGACGGCGCAGCATCCGATCGAGGATCAGTTCGCGCGAGCCGGTGAAGTGCACGAACGTGACCGCATCCCGGCGAAGCACGTCGCGGTAGCTGCGGCGCAGCGCCGAGCACGTGACGATGCCGGGCTCGCCCGCCTCGACGCGTTCGTCGATCCACTCGGCGATGCGGTCGAGCCAGGGCCAGCGGTCGTCGTCGTTGAGCGCATGGCCGGCCGCCATCTTGGCGACGTTCGCCTCGGGGTGCAGGTCGTCGCCCTCTTCGAAGGCCCAGCCGAGCCGGCCGGCGAGCATGGCCGCGACTGTCGATTTTCCGGTACTGGCGACGCCCATGAAGACGAGGACGGGTGCGTTGACGGACATCATGGCGCGCTCAGACGAAGAGGCTCAGGACGAGGACTCCGGCGAGGCCGGTGACCGAGATGAGGCATTCGAGTACTGTCCATGACTTCAGAGTCTGCGGGATGCTGAGGCCGAAGTACTCCTTGATGAGCCAGAAGCCCGCGTCGTTGACGTGCGACAGGAACACCGATCCCGAGCCGATCGCGAGCACGAGCAGCGCGACCATGGGGGAGTCGAGAGTCTCGGTGAGCGGCTGCAGGATGCCGGCGGCGGTGATCGTTGCGACGGTCGCCGATCCGGTGGCGATGCGGATGACCACGGCCACCAACCAGGCGAGGATCAGCACCGAGACCGAGGAGCCGGAGACGAACTGGGCGATCACGTCTCCGATGCCGGTGTCGACCAGCACCTGCTTGAAACCGCCGCCGGCACCGACGATCAGCAGGATGCCGGCGATCGGGCCGAGCGACGATCCGACGATGTCGTTGATCTTGGTGCGGTCGAAGCCGGCGCCGCGTCCGAGGATGAAGAAGCCGGCGAGCACGGCGATGAGCAGCGCGATGACCGGGGTGCCGAGGAAGTCGAGAGCGAGCTTCCAAGGGGCGTCCGACCCTGCGGCCGAGATGTCGGCGACGGCCTTCGCGAGCATGAGGAACACGGGCAGCAGGATGCTGAAGAGCGTGGCGCCGAACGAGGGGCGACGACGCTGTTCGACGCCCTCGTCCTCTTCGGTGACGAACAGCTCGGGCACTGGCACATCGACCCAGCGCTCGGCGAAACGCGCGAAGAGGGGACCCGAGATGATCACGGCGGGGATCGCGACGATCACACCGAAGGCGAGAGTGAGGCCGAGGTTCGCTCCGAGGGCATCGATAGCCGCGAGAGGGCCGGGGTGCGGGGGCACGAGGCCGTGCATGGCCGAGAGGCCGGCGAGCGTCGGGATCGCGATGCGCATGAGCGGCGCACCCGAGCGGCGGGCGACGAGGATGATGACAGGCACGAGGAGCACGAGGCCGACCTCGAAGAACATCGGAAGGCCGATCACGGCGCCGATGAGTCCCATGACCCAGGGCAGCGAGCGGGCGCTGGCCCGGCTGACGAGAGTGTCGACGATGCGATCGGCGCCGCCCGAGTCGGCGAGGAGCTTGCCGTAGATCGCGCCGAGCGCGATCAGGATGCCGACGCCACCCATGGTCGTGCCGAAGCCGGTCGAGAAGCTGGTGACGGATGCGCTGATGTCCATGCCCGCGATTGCGCCGGTGGCGAGTGCGCCGATCGTGAGCGAGAGGAAGGGGTGCAGCTTCACCCAGGTGATGAGGACGATGATGATCGCGATCCCCAGTACTGCTGCGGTGATCAGCTGACCAGCGGGGCGGTCCGGCGTGGCAGTGTCGGTGACTGCCGCCATGATCGCGTCGGTGGCGGGGGTGAAGAGTGCCATGAGCTTCCTTGATCCGGGCGTGGTTTACGACCTTATGCCGTACATAATAAGCACGCATACCACGTCATGCGCAACATAATCGAAACATGAGTGTGAGATGCACCGTCTGAGGAGCCGGAGACGGGCATACTCGACATATGACCGTCTCCGGCGCCGGAAGCCCTGTGCACGACTCGCTCGTCGCCGAGCTCGGTAGGGCGATCGTCGACGGTGAGCACCCGCCGGGCTCGCGGATGCTCACTGTCGAGCTGGCTAGCGAGAGAGGCGTGTCCCGCTCGGCCGCGCGTGAGGCCGTTCGCGTTCTGGAGTCCTTCGGACTCGTCTGGGTCCGCCGCAAGTCCGGCGTCGAGGTGCGGCCCAGGGCCGACTGGAACGTCTACGCCCCCGAGGTCATCGCGTGGCGTCTCGCCGGCCCGGGCCGTGACGAGCAGCTGCGAGAACTCAGCCAGCTGCGATCCGTCATCGAGCCGCTCGCAGCGCGTCTCGCGGCCGGCGCGGCCACCTCGGAGCAGAGGGTCGACCTCGTCTCGCTCGTCGTGGCGATGGGGCAGGAGGACCACGAGGCCGATCGCGAGCGATACCTCATGGCCGACATCCGATTCCACCGGCTCCTCCTCGACGCATCCGGCAACGGGATGCTCGCCGCGCTCGGCGGCACGGTGGAGGCGGTGCTCCGCGGGCGCACCGCCCACTCCCTCATGCCTCACGTGGCCAACCAGAACGCGGTGCAGTGGCATCGCGATGTCGCGTTCGCGGTGGCGAGCGGCGACGCGGATGCCGCGGCGACCGCCATGCGCAACATCGTCTCGGAGGCTGACGAGGCCATGCAGCGCGCCGCCGAGTAGCGCCGCGCCCATGCGTCTGCGGCGCGAAGCGGGTGACACCGAGGCCCTGCATCCGTCACACTGAGTGCCATGGGATCAGCGTTGACCACCATAGGACTCCCCGTCGCCCTCGGCATCATCATGCTGGGGCTCGGTCTCAGCCTCACGCTCGCCGACTTCGCTCGAGTGCTGAAGCAGCCGAAGGCGGTGATCATCGCGCTGCTCTGTCAGCTCATCCTCCTGCCGGCGATCTGCTTCGGTCTCGTGCTCCTCTTCGAGTTGCCGCCTGTGCTCGCCGTCGGCATGATGATGCTCGCAGCCTCTCCGGGAGGCACCACCGCGAATCTGTACAGCCATCTGTTCCGTGGCGACATCGCGTTGAACATCTCGCTCACGGCCGTCAATTCCGTGATCGCCGTGATCACCCTGCCGCTCATCACGAACTTCGCGATCGCGTACTTCCAGCCCTTCGACGACCAGCTCGGTCTGCAGTGGGCGAAGGCTCTCGAGGTGTTCGCGATCGTCCTGCTCCCCGTCGCCCTCGGCATGCTCATCCGCCGACTCGCACCGAAGTTCGCCGAGGGGATGGACAAACCGGTGCGCATCGCCTCGGTCGTGATCCTCGTCGTCGTGATCGGCGGGGCCGTGGCCTCGAACTGGTCCCTGCTGGTGGCGAACTTCACGCAGCTCGCACTGATCACCGTGCTGTTCTGCGTGATCAGCCTCGCGATCGGCTTCCTCGTGCCGCGTCTGCTCCGCGTCGGCCGACGTCAGGCGATCGCGACCTCGTTCGAGATCGGCATCCACAACGCGACTCTCGCGATCGTCATCGCCCAGTCCGTGCTCGGATCCGTCGAGCTGAGTCTGCCGGCGGCGGTCTACGGGGTGCTGATGTTCTTCGTCGCGTTCGGCTTCGGGTTCCTCATCCGCGATCGCTCGGAGCCCGCGGACTCGGCCTCCGCACCGACTCGAGCTTCATAGACTGGTCGGATGCGAGCGCTCACCGAGGCAGACATCCGTTCGTCCTTCGTCAACGCGGATGCGGACGAGCTGCGAGTCATGGAGATGCCGCACGACTTCGTCCTCGTCGACTGGGACTACCTGGACTTCTTCGCATGGCGCGATCCGAGCGCCGGGCGTCGCGGCTATGTCCTGACCCAGCATGAGGGGGAGATCTCCGGAGTCGTCCTCCGAGTCTCCGACCCCGGCCGCGGGCGTTCGGGGATGTGCAACATCTGCCACACAATGCAGCCAGGCAACCAGGTGGCGCTCTTCTCGGCCCGACGTGCCGGCGAGGCAGGGCTGCGCGGAGATTCGGTGGGAACCTACATCTGCGCAGATCTCTCGTGCCACGAGAACGTGAGGCTTGCGCACCCCCTCGCGCCCAACGAGGTGCTGGCACCCGGACAGGTGGATATGCGCCTCGACGGCACCCGACGGCGTATGGAGGCTTTCGCCAAGCGGGTGCGGGACGAGAGCTGATCGCAGTTAGCCTGGTGGCCAACGTCCTGTGCTCGAAGGAGAAGCCATGAACGATGCCATCCTGTTCGCCGTCGACGGGGGACTGGCCCGGCTCACGCTGAACCGCCCCGCGAGGCTCAACGCCTTCAATGCCGATCTGGCGCACGCCTGGCGCGATGCGACCGCAGAGGCCACGTCGCGGTCAGACGTCAAGGCGATCCTGATCGACGCCGCCGGCCCGGCGTTCTGCGCCGGCGGCGACGTGATCGACATGGCGACGGCCATGGGGTCCGCAGACGACATCACCGCGCTCGCCGAGGTGATCAACACCGGCATCCGCTCGCTCACCGAGTCGGCGGTGCCGGTCGTCGCCGCAGCACATGGCACGACGGCAGGCGGTGGGCTCGGGATTCTGCTCAGCAGTGACTACGCCGTCGTCGGTTCGCGGTCTCGCCTCGGCAGTCTTTACGCGAACATCGGGCTCACCCCCGACCTCTCGGTATCGGCCCAGCTCGCTCGGGCGGTCGGACAGCGTCGGGCGTTGCAGCTGGTGCTGCAGGACCGCCTGCTGTCCGCCGCCGAGGCCGTGGAATGGGGCCTCGTCGCCGAGGCTGTCGAAGGGTCGGACTCGGCGGACGAAGCCGACCTGGTGCGAGCCCGCGCCGAAGAGGTCGCCCGCTTCTGGCTGGCCGGTGCCGCAGAGGCCTATGGAAACGCCAAGCGACTCGTTCGCTCGCAGCCCGAGCGAACGTTCGCAGAGCAGCTGAGCGAGGAGGCGCGGTCGATCGGCGCCGCCATGGCGACGCCGGATGCCCAGGCTCGGATCGCCGCCTTCGCCGCCTCCTCCGCGCACAAACGCTGACCGCTGCACCGGAGCCGATTCGCTCCGATGTATCCACGGATCGCGCCGCCGCTGGCTGCCTTCGCGGCGTCGCGTGCAAGGATGAACGCAACGCCGCCCAACGAGAGGAACGCGATGACGCAGCCGGAGATCGCCCAGCAGCCCCCTGCGCTGGTCGAGAAGACGAACATGTCACTTCTCATCAGAGGGGCGATCTGGATCGCCATCGGCGCGCTCATCGCCGCCGCGCTCGTCTGCGTCGTGTGGGTACTGGTCGGCGATCAGGACGGGTTGATCGGCCGGGCCTTCCTCACCATCCTGCTGCTCGCGGCGTTCGCAGGCATCGCGATCCTCGAGGCCGGACTCGCACCGAACCGTCCCGACTGGCTCGCCCTGTCGAGCATGGTCAGCTGGATCGTCGCTCTGCTGGTCGGAGCCGTCAAGATCTGGCTGCCCGAGGACGATCAGTTCTTCACCGGCGCCGAGCGCTTCTTCCAGCTGCTCCTGGTCGTCGGAATCCTCCAGCTCGCCCTGTTGCATGTTCGGCTGTTCACGCCGGCCGCGCAGCGCCACGTGACGACGTTCACCCGCATCATCTACATCGCGACGATCGTGTTCCTCGGCGGTCTCGTGGCCATGCTGATCTTCTTCCTCACGTTCCCGAACACCTTCGACTACGGCGAGCTCTACTGGCGCATCGTCGTGGCGCTCACGATCCTCGCGGCGGTGGGAACCACGTTGATCCCCCTGCTGAACGCTCTGTTCGCTCCTCGCAAGCCTGCAAGCGCTCGTGCCGCCGTCGCTCACGGCGTCGCTGCCGCTCCCGCATGGCCGACGTACGCAGACGGTCGCACTCCACTGCCGGTGCTGCCCGACGGTTCGCCGGACTGGAACGCCTACTACACGGGTCACCCGTCCGCTCAGCCTCTTCAGGCCCCGCAGCAGGCGCTGCCGGCCGCTCCGGCCCCGCAGCCGTTCCCGGTCGCACCCTTCCCGGCCTCCCCGGACCCGTACTCGCAGGCACAGCCGGCGCCTCCTGTGCCGCCGGCGCCAGATGCCCCCGCTGCTTACCCCGCAGCTCCGCCGGCTCCGCCGTTCCCGCCGCAGTGAGCCTCGAACTCGAGCTCGCCGACCTCGCCTCTCGGATCGCGCGCGAGGCCGGCGACCTGGCACGCACGCGTCGCGCCGAAGGCGTGCACCTCGCCGCGACGAAGTCGACGATCGCAGACATCGTGACGGACGCCGACCGCGAGGTCGAGCTGCTCATCCGTGAGCGCCTGCGGGTCGCTCGACCGGGCGACGGCTTCCTCGGTGAGGAATCGGAGGCCGAGCGGGGCGAGAGCGGAATCACCTGGGTCGTCGATCCCATCGACGGCACGGTGAACTACGCCTACGGGATCCCCTCCTATGCCGTGAGTATTGCGGCGGTGCGCGGCAGCGCCGTTGCGGGGGAGTGGGAGGCCCTCTCCGCAGCCGTCTATGCCCCGGCATCCGCAGAGATGTTCACCGCTGCGAGGGGCCACGGCGCGTTTCTGGGAGACGCGCGACTCTCGGTCACGACCGAGACATCGGCTGGTGCGCTGCTGGCCACCGGCTTCGGGTATGACCCGGCGACGCACGACGGCGACCTCGCCACCGTGCGCAGGATCATGTCAATCGCCAGGGATCTCCGTCGTGCCGGTGCGGCCTCGCTGGACCTCGCGTTCGTGGCCGCCGGGCGACTGGACGGCTACTTCGAGCGCGGCCTGAAGCCCTGGGATCATGCGGCAGGCGCGCTGCTCGTCACCGAGGCGGGAGGCAGCGTCTCGCTGATCGATCGAGACTCGACGAGACCCATGCTCATCGCAGGTGGAATCGAGGTCCACCGACGGGTGCTCGATATTCTTCGAGATGAAACGTGAACGATTCATGGCATTCACAGGTGGATCAGGCTAGGGTTTATCCGATCGTTACTTTCATCGGCCCGAATCGGTGAAGGTCCTAAGCGCCCCCGAGCTTGACGTTTTAAACCCGAGAGAATCTGACTTGCCCTTCGAGAATCCCCAGGCTGCCTCTGCGCCCACGCGCCGGTCCAGCCGTCTCCGCACTGCGGCCTTCGAGGCCTCTGCGGCAGGAGTGACAGAAGCCGTCCCCGAAGCTGCACCCGTTTCCGAACCCGCGTCCGTCGCCTTCGAGACTCCGACTTCGCGCCGCGCCGCGCGCCAGCGTCTGAACACCGCAGAGGTGTTCATCGCCGCGAGCGCGGTCGCCGCAGCGTCTGCAGCATCCGACTTGGCAGATGTCGTCGCGGTCGAGCCGACGGAGGCTCCCGAGGTCGTCATCGAGCCGGTTGCGGAACCTGCCGTCGAGCCCGCGGCGATGCCCGAGATGGCTGATGACGCTCACCCGGAGCCTCAGCAGGCCGATTCGGGCGATGCCGGGCACCGCTCGAGCTCCGACGATGCTTTCGAGACCGCGGCCCGCGCGTTCCGCCGCGCCGCGCCCAAGAGTGCGTCCATGCCGACCGTCGAGCCCGAAGCCGCTGCGGCTGAAGAGACGCCTGTCGAGCACGTCGCCCGTCGTCGCCCGTCGGCCCGCAAGTTCCTCACAGTCGGCGCAACCGTCGGCGTGATGAGCCTCGCCGGACTCCTCGCGGTCGGAATGACGCTTCCTGCTGAGGCTGTGGCCGCAGTGCAGGGCACGCAGGCGATCACGGCGACATCTCTCGTGGCCGCGTCGGGCTCCAAGTCGGCGGACAAAGCCGGCGACGAGATCCAGGCCTTCGTCACCTCCTCCGATGTGCAGAACGAGTCGCTCGCAAGATCCGACAGCTTCTCGACCGTCTCCCTGATCCAGGTGGCATCCGAAGAGGGCATCAACTACTCCAACGAGGTCTTCACCAACGACGCCGAGGCCGCGATCCAGTGGCCCTTCAAGGTCGGCGTGGGCATGAGCTCGGGCTACGGCATGCGCTGGGGTCGTCTGCACGAGGGCATCGACTTCGTCCCCGGCGAGGGGGCGCCCATCCAGGCGATCGCCGACGGCGTCGTGCGCACCGCCACCGAGCAGGGTGGCGCCTACGGCGTGACCGTCTACATCGATCACGTGATCGACGGACAGATCGTCACGAGCCACTACTCGCACATGCAGTACGGCTCGCTGCAGGTCAAGGCCGGTCAGACCGTGAAGGTCGGCGACATCGTCGGGCACACGGGCAACACGGGCCGTTCCTACGGCGCGCACCTGCACTTCGAGATCATCATCAACGGAGGCACCATCGACCCGCTGCCGTGGTTGCGCGAGAACGCGGGCCGCACCTCGTATTGACACCTCGATTTCATGAGGACGCCACAGTGATGGTATTCTCGTGTGGTTGCCCCGCGAGGGGCAGCACGCCCCGATAGCTCAGTGGCAGAGCACTTCCATGGTAAGGAAGGGGTCGTCAGTTCAATCCTGACTCGGGGCTCACAGCGTTCGTATCTGCGATGCGGATGCGGTGTGGCAGGGTAGCTCAGCTGGTCAGAGCGCACGACTCATAATCGTGAGGTCGCGGGTTCAAGCCCCGCTCCTGCTACAGACTGAAACCCCCGGGAAACCGGGGGTTTTGTCGTATCGGGCTCAGGGTCGATCCGATGGTCGCATGGCGCCCGTCCGAACGCATGTGGCACGGCACGACGATGTCAAGGGGATGCCGTCTCGGGGCTCTCGGCGGTCACACTGATCGTCCAATACCCCCGACGATAGGAGCGATCATGTCAGACCCCCAGGCGGGCCCCGATGAAGGCGCCGAGATCGACGCGACCGGCGTGGATGCCGACTTCGTGACGAACGACCCTGATCCCGAGATCGATCCCGCTACGCCGGGTGAGGATCAGAAGGCCGACGGCGACAACGCGGATCACCCTGACGAGCTCGAGGTCGGCGACCTTCCCTGACGCTGCAGATACCACGGGCCCGCTCCTCGACGTGAGGAGCGGGCCCGTGGGCTGTGCGCGGAGCGTCAGCGAGCGGTCGGGGGCGCGTCGTTGTCGACGACGACGCGGGCAGCGCCATCTGAACCGGCGGCGGGCCGAACGATCGTGCCTCGCTGCTCGGCTTCGAGGCGCTCGGCCTCCTCGCCGCTGATGGCTTCACCTCGGGCGACGAGCCCGGCCTGGTCCGACAGCGGGATCTGCTTGAGGAACAGCGACAGCACGAGGGCCAGCACGATGAACGGCACGAGGAACCAGAACACCGGCGCGAGAGCATCCGCGTACGCCGTGACGATTCCGTCTCGGACTTCGTCTGGCAGTGCATTGAGCGTGGCGGGGTCGATGGTCGACGCCGCCTGAGATGCATCCTCAGGTGAGGCTCCGGCGTCGGCGAAGACGCCGAGCAGGTTCTCGGTCAGGCGAGTCGTGAAGATCGTGCCGAACACTGCGGTGCCGAGCGAGGCGCCGACCTCGCGGAAATAGTTGTTCGTGCTGGTCGCGGTGCCGATCTCGCCGGCGGGGACGGCATTCTGCACGACCAGGACGACGACCTGCATGATCAGGCCGAGTCCGGCGCCGAACACGAACAGGAACGCGCAGATCAGCCAGATCGGCGTCTCGGCCGAGAGAGTCGTCATCGCCACCATCGCGATGCCGGTGAGGATCGTTCCGACGATCGGGTAGACCTTGTACTTGCCGGTCTTCGAGATCGCGATGCCCGAGAAGATCGAGGTTCCGATCAGACCCACCATCATCGGGATCATCAGCAGACCGGATGCCGCGGCGGAGGCGCCGGACGACATCTGCAGGAATGTAGGCACGAAGCCGATCGCGGCGAACATACCGATGCCGAGCACGAGCCCGATCGCGGTGGCGTTGACGAAGATCGGGTTGCGGAAGAGGCTCAGCGGGATGATCGGGTCCTGCACCTTCGCCTCGGTGATGACGAAGGCGGTCGCTGCCACGACGAGACCGGCACCCCAGGCCCAGGTCGCGAGGGAATCCCAGCCGAACTCCTTGTCGCCGCCGAAGTCTGTGAAGAAGATCAGGCAGGTCGTCGCGATCGACAGGAAGATCACGCCGAAGATGTCGATCGGCTTCTCGGCCTTCTTGCTCGGCAGCTTGAGGGCGACCAGCGCGATGATGAAGGCGGCGATGCCGACCGGGATGTTGATGTAGAACGCCCACTGCCACGTCATGTGGTCGACGAAGAACCCGCCGAGCAGAGGACCGGCGACAGCCGACAGGCCGAAGACGGCGCCGAGCGGCCCCATGTACTTGCCGCGCTCGTTGGCGGGCACGATGTCGGCGATGATCGCCTGCGACAGGATCATCAGTCCGCCGCCGCCGAGACCCTGCAGCGCGCGGAAGGTGACGAACATCCAGAAATCGGTGGCGAACGCGCAGCCGACCGAGGCGAGCGTGAAGAGGGCGATCGCGACCAGGAAGAGGTTTCGACGACCGAGGACGTCGCCGAACTTGCCGTAGATCGGCATGACGATCGTGGTCGCGAGCAGGTATGCGGTGGTGATCCACACCTGGTGATCGACGCCGCCGAGCTGCCCGACGATCGTCGGCATCGCGGTCGACACGATCGTCTGGTCGAGACTCGAGAGCAGCATCCCGGCGATCAGGGCGCTGAAGATGATCCAGATGCGCCGCTTCGTGAGCAGGAAGGGCGCATCCTTGGTGGCTGTGGCGGACATTCAGTCGGCTTTCTGTGATGGTGCGAACACGGCGCGTGCGATCTCGAGGCGTCGCCCGACGAGATCGCTGAAGGAATCGGTCGAGTGATGGTGCAGCAGCTGATCCATGCACAGGCGCACCAG
Coding sequences within:
- a CDS encoding FBP domain-containing protein, with the protein product MRALTEADIRSSFVNADADELRVMEMPHDFVLVDWDYLDFFAWRDPSAGRRGYVLTQHEGEISGVVLRVSDPGRGRSGMCNICHTMQPGNQVALFSARRAGEAGLRGDSVGTYICADLSCHENVRLAHPLAPNEVLAPGQVDMRLDGTRRRMEAFAKRVRDES
- a CDS encoding enoyl-CoA hydratase/isomerase family protein, whose translation is MNDAILFAVDGGLARLTLNRPARLNAFNADLAHAWRDATAEATSRSDVKAILIDAAGPAFCAGGDVIDMATAMGSADDITALAEVINTGIRSLTESAVPVVAAAHGTTAGGGLGILLSSDYAVVGSRSRLGSLYANIGLTPDLSVSAQLARAVGQRRALQLVLQDRLLSAAEAVEWGLVAEAVEGSDSADEADLVRARAEEVARFWLAGAAEAYGNAKRLVRSQPERTFAEQLSEEARSIGAAMATPDAQARIAAFAASSAHKR
- a CDS encoding inositol monophosphatase family protein — translated: MSLELELADLASRIAREAGDLARTRRAEGVHLAATKSTIADIVTDADREVELLIRERLRVARPGDGFLGEESEAERGESGITWVVDPIDGTVNYAYGIPSYAVSIAAVRGSAVAGEWEALSAAVYAPASAEMFTAARGHGAFLGDARLSVTTETSAGALLATGFGYDPATHDGDLATVRRIMSIARDLRRAGAASLDLAFVAAGRLDGYFERGLKPWDHAAGALLVTEAGGSVSLIDRDSTRPMLIAGGIEVHRRVLDILRDET
- a CDS encoding M23 family metallopeptidase; the protein is MPFENPQAASAPTRRSSRLRTAAFEASAAGVTEAVPEAAPVSEPASVAFETPTSRRAARQRLNTAEVFIAASAVAAASAASDLADVVAVEPTEAPEVVIEPVAEPAVEPAAMPEMADDAHPEPQQADSGDAGHRSSSDDAFETAARAFRRAAPKSASMPTVEPEAAAAEETPVEHVARRRPSARKFLTVGATVGVMSLAGLLAVGMTLPAEAVAAVQGTQAITATSLVAASGSKSADKAGDEIQAFVTSSDVQNESLARSDSFSTVSLIQVASEEGINYSNEVFTNDAEAAIQWPFKVGVGMSSGYGMRWGRLHEGIDFVPGEGAPIQAIADGVVRTATEQGGAYGVTVYIDHVIDGQIVTSHYSHMQYGSLQVKAGQTVKVGDIVGHTGNTGRSYGAHLHFEIIINGGTIDPLPWLRENAGRTSY
- a CDS encoding MDR family MFS transporter, with amino-acid sequence MSATATKDAPFLLTKRRIWIIFSALIAGMLLSSLDQTIVSTAMPTIVGQLGGVDHQVWITTAYLLATTIVMPIYGKFGDVLGRRNLFLVAIALFTLASVGCAFATDFWMFVTFRALQGLGGGGLMILSQAIIADIVPANERGKYMGPLGAVFGLSAVAGPLLGGFFVDHMTWQWAFYINIPVGIAAFIIALVALKLPSKKAEKPIDIFGVIFLSIATTCLIFFTDFGGDKEFGWDSLATWAWGAGLVVAATAFVITEAKVQDPIIPLSLFRNPIFVNATAIGLVLGIGMFAAIGFVPTFLQMSSGASAAASGLLMIPMMVGLIGTSIFSGIAISKTGKYKVYPIVGTILTGIAMVAMTTLSAETPIWLICAFLFVFGAGLGLIMQVVVLVVQNAVPAGEIGTATSTNNYFREVGASLGTAVFGTIFTTRLTENLLGVFADAGASPEDASQAASTIDPATLNALPDEVRDGIVTAYADALAPVFWFLVPFIVLALVLSLFLKQIPLSDQAGLVARGEAISGEEAERLEAEQRGTIVRPAAGSDGAARVVVDNDAPPTAR